One window of the Buchnera aphidicola (Meitanaphis elongallis) genome contains the following:
- a CDS encoding Hsp70 family protein yields MITIKTFNKYSKITTHHETMFFGIDFGTTYSLIATVILNEIIIISDDKNRVLLPSVVNYSSSKPIIGWAAQNMIINDPINTITSIKRLIGLSLEEIKKLYPHLPYNFKNNENNNVSFITNNEIINTVDISSQIFNILKDRVISLFNTKIGGVVITVPANFNDMQRQEIKKSAQLVDLNVLRLLNEPTAAAIAYGLHLKNQGTIAIYDFGGGTFDISILNLDKRIFEVLSTSGSTNLGGDDIDHLLYNYIKNKIIPFDIYNLSSDKKLLNLSRSIKIELSYRHYVTATFKSHNFCITRMEFNNVIRPIILKTLNICKDALNIAKISINNINHVILVGGSTYIPIVRHYVKKFFKQLPLYSINPDQVVVIGAAIQAHMLTKKNKINNIILLDVVSQSLGIEIMGNIVEKIIFKNTKIPISQTREFTTFKDKQKSILIHILQGEKNLVNECKSLSKFILKDIPERPAGKIIVIVKFQIDVNGLLSVTAKIKSTKIKKNITVNPIIN; encoded by the coding sequence ATGATTACAATCAAAACATTTAATAAATATTCAAAAATAACTACACATCATGAAACTATGTTTTTTGGTATTGATTTTGGTACTACTTATTCATTAATAGCTACTGTTATATTAAATGAAATAATTATTATTTCAGATGATAAAAATCGTGTACTTTTACCTTCGGTAGTAAATTATAGTTCTTCTAAACCTATTATTGGATGGGCTGCTCAAAATATGATCATAAATGATCCAATTAACACAATAACTTCAATAAAACGTTTAATTGGACTTTCTTTAGAAGAAATAAAAAAATTATATCCTCATTTACCATATAATTTTAAAAATAATGAAAATAATAACGTTTCATTCATTACAAATAATGAAATTATAAATACTGTTGATATATCTAGTCAAATTTTTAATATATTAAAAGATCGTGTAATTTCTTTGTTTAATACAAAAATAGGTGGAGTAGTAATTACTGTTCCAGCAAATTTTAACGATATGCAAAGACAAGAAATTAAAAAATCAGCGCAATTAGTAGATTTAAATGTATTACGTTTATTAAATGAACCAACAGCAGCAGCAATTGCTTATGGATTACATCTAAAAAACCAAGGAACTATCGCAATATATGATTTCGGAGGAGGGACATTTGATATCTCCATACTTAATTTAGATAAAAGAATTTTTGAAGTATTATCTACATCTGGAAGTACTAATTTAGGGGGGGATGATATTGATCATCTATTATATAACTATATTAAAAATAAAATAATACCATTCGATATATACAACTTGTCATCAGATAAAAAATTACTAAATCTTTCTCGATCTATTAAAATTGAATTGAGTTATAGACATTATGTTACTGCTACATTTAAATCGCATAATTTTTGTATTACTCGAATGGAATTTAATAATGTAATTAGACCGATCATTTTAAAAACATTGAATATTTGTAAAGATGCACTAAATATAGCTAAAATTTCTATAAATAACATTAATCATGTTATTTTAGTAGGAGGATCTACATATATTCCTATAGTAAGACATTATGTTAAAAAATTTTTTAAACAACTTCCTTTATATTCAATTAACCCAGATCAAGTTGTAGTTATAGGAGCTGCTATTCAGGCGCATATGTTAACTAAAAAGAATAAAATTAATAACATAATATTATTAGATGTAGTATCTCAATCATTAGGAATTGAAATAATGGGAAATATAGTCGAAAAAATTATTTTTAAAAATACTAAAATTCCCATTTCACAAACAAGAGAATTTACGACTTTTAAAGATAAACAAAAATCTATATTAATTCATATTTTACAAGGCGAAAAAAATTTAGTAAATGAATGTAAATCTTTATCAAAATTTATATTAAAAGATATTCCAGAAAGACCTGCTGGAAAAATAATTGTTATCGTAAAATTTCAAATAGATGTGAATGGATTATTATCTGTTACAGCCAAAATAAAATCAACAAAAATCAAAAAAAATATTACGGTCAATCCAATCATAAACTAA
- the fdx gene encoding ISC system 2Fe-2S type ferredoxin, with the protein MPKITFLPHKILLPKGGTFLAEKGETILNVALKNNINIEHACDRSCVCTTCHCFIKKGYFSLSVCQEKEEDVLDKAWGVQLDSRLSCQAKIMEQDIEVEIPTYTVNQF; encoded by the coding sequence ATGCCAAAAATTACATTTCTACCTCATAAAATATTATTGCCGAAGGGTGGAACATTCCTTGCTGAAAAAGGGGAAACAATTTTAAATGTTGCACTAAAAAATAATATAAATATTGAACATGCTTGTGATAGATCCTGTGTATGCACTACATGTCATTGTTTTATAAAAAAGGGATACTTTTCTTTATCTGTTTGTCAAGAAAAAGAAGAAGACGTTCTTGACAAGGCATGGGGAGTACAATTAGATAGTCGACTTAGTTGCCAGGCAAAAATTATGGAACAGGATATAGAAGTTGAAATTCCTACATATACTGTAAATCAATTTTAA